A genome region from Labilibaculum antarcticum includes the following:
- a CDS encoding SusC/RagA family TonB-linked outer membrane protein, with translation MGKGTDWQDAVFYDNAPVENHQLSVSGGSDKVLYYFSAGYYKQDGIVGGNFDRSNYERISLRSNTTYNLLDNKDRNFLNKITAGVNLAYTRINSKGIGTNSEYGSALGGAISFSPLLGLYEEDQAAAAALHPTAVRDPKNGLIYTIAGDDYNEITNPVAQLALPGGEDSSDKFVSSFWGELNIWDNLKIRSSFGTDLAFWGNDGWTPEYYLGKSSHVDDSKVWSSMNRGFTWQVENILSYEKSINNKHNFNIMLGQSAKKTTGRSLSGSNRFMVEENGDKANIDFTTGTATNGDQTAGGGAWSPHTLSSIFARLSYNFSEKYMFQATIRRDGSSNFGPGKKYGVFSSFSFGWNITKEAFMESRPEWFTSSKLRASWGKNGNENIGAFGYTALTSTGNNYAFGPGDGTIVNGTKASGLANTSLAWEESEQTDIGLDFGFLDNSLTLTVDYYDKKTNGMLMTMAIPSYVGESKPTGNVGDMKNWGVEFDLGYRFKIDEIKFRISGNASYLENELVNLGNADGFANYDSYQNVGTISRAQNGLPFPYFYGYKTDGIFQNSSEVNAHVNNEGGLIQENAGPGDVRFVDVNGDGTITDEDRTKIGKGMPDWTYGFNIGIDYKGFDFSMMLQGTVGNDIYDATRRTDLRYINLPAYMLDRWTGEGTSTTIPRFSFSDNNGNWLSSDLYVKEGDYMRVKNVTLGYTLPKHIINKAFVKSLRLYVTGENLFTFTKYEGFDPEISAGGTSLGIDRGIYPQAKTYTVGVNLSF, from the coding sequence TTGGGTAAAGGTACAGATTGGCAAGATGCGGTTTTTTATGACAATGCTCCTGTTGAAAACCACCAATTGAGTGTTAGTGGTGGATCTGATAAAGTTTTATACTATTTCTCTGCTGGCTATTACAAGCAGGATGGAATTGTGGGTGGAAATTTCGATCGTTCTAATTATGAGAGAATTTCATTAAGATCAAATACAACCTATAATCTTTTGGATAATAAGGACCGCAACTTTTTAAATAAAATTACAGCTGGGGTTAATCTTGCCTACACAAGAATTAATTCAAAAGGTATTGGAACAAACTCAGAGTATGGTTCTGCACTTGGCGGTGCAATCTCATTTTCTCCATTGTTGGGTTTGTATGAAGAAGATCAGGCTGCTGCTGCTGCATTGCATCCAACAGCTGTTCGTGACCCAAAGAATGGGTTGATTTATACGATTGCAGGTGACGATTATAACGAAATTACAAACCCGGTAGCTCAGCTTGCTTTGCCAGGTGGCGAGGATAGTTCAGACAAGTTTGTGTCTTCGTTCTGGGGTGAGTTAAATATCTGGGACAATCTAAAGATTCGCTCTTCATTTGGTACTGATTTAGCTTTCTGGGGAAATGATGGTTGGACTCCTGAATATTACTTAGGTAAGTCTTCTCATGTTGATGACTCAAAAGTTTGGTCAAGTATGAATCGTGGATTTACCTGGCAGGTAGAAAATATTTTATCCTACGAGAAGAGTATAAACAACAAGCATAATTTCAACATCATGTTGGGGCAATCTGCTAAAAAAACTACAGGGCGTAGTTTAAGTGGTAGTAATAGGTTTATGGTTGAAGAGAATGGTGATAAAGCCAATATTGATTTCACTACAGGTACAGCTACGAATGGAGATCAAACTGCTGGTGGTGGAGCTTGGAGTCCACATACATTATCATCTATTTTTGCTCGATTAAGCTATAACTTTTCAGAAAAGTACATGTTTCAGGCTACAATTCGTAGAGATGGTTCGTCCAATTTTGGACCAGGGAAAAAATATGGTGTATTTTCTTCATTCTCATTTGGATGGAATATTACAAAAGAAGCATTCATGGAATCTCGTCCGGAATGGTTTACCTCTTCAAAGTTGAGAGCTTCATGGGGTAAAAATGGTAATGAAAACATTGGAGCTTTTGGTTATACTGCTCTTACTTCAACAGGAAATAACTATGCTTTTGGACCTGGTGATGGTACAATTGTGAATGGAACGAAAGCATCAGGCTTAGCCAATACTTCATTGGCGTGGGAAGAGTCTGAACAAACCGACATAGGTCTTGATTTCGGATTTTTAGATAATTCATTGACATTAACTGTTGATTACTACGATAAAAAGACCAACGGAATGTTGATGACCATGGCTATTCCTTCTTATGTAGGAGAATCAAAGCCAACAGGTAATGTTGGAGATATGAAAAACTGGGGCGTTGAATTTGATTTAGGATATAGATTCAAAATTGATGAAATCAAATTTAGAATTAGTGGAAATGCCTCCTATCTTGAAAACGAATTGGTTAATCTCGGTAATGCAGATGGATTTGCTAATTACGATAGCTATCAGAATGTTGGAACTATTTCGAGAGCCCAAAATGGGTTGCCATTCCCATATTTTTATGGATATAAAACAGATGGTATTTTTCAAAACTCCTCAGAAGTTAATGCACATGTTAATAATGAAGGTGGTTTAATTCAAGAGAATGCAGGTCCTGGTGATGTAAGATTTGTGGATGTTAATGGCGATGGGACCATTACTGATGAAGATCGTACTAAAATTGGTAAAGGTATGCCAGATTGGACTTATGGTTTTAATATTGGCATTGATTACAAAGGCTTTGATTTTAGCATGATGCTGCAGGGTACTGTAGGAAATGATATTTATGATGCTACAAGACGTACAGACTTACGTTACATCAATTTACCTGCATATATGTTAGATCGCTGGACAGGAGAAGGAACTTCTACTACAATTCCACGTTTTTCATTCTCAGATAACAATGGCAACTGGTTGTCATCTGATCTTTACGTTAAAGAGGGTGATTACATGCGGGTTAAAAATGTGACATTAGGCTATACTTTGCCAAAACATATTATTAATAAGGCATTTGTAAAGAGCTTGCGTTTATACGTTACGGGCGAGAATCTTTTCACTTTCACAAAATATGAAGGTTTTGATCCGGAAATCTCTGCAGGAGGTACTTCTCTGGGAATTGATCGTGGTATATATCCACAGGCAAAAACCTATACAGTTGGTGTAAACCTTTCTTTTTAA
- a CDS encoding TonB-dependent receptor plug domain-containing protein, with translation MKKTVLFLVLAFFCMQSFAQKHAVTGLVTSAEDGIPLPFASVVVKGTTIGTSTDMDGKFQMEVSNDEILIFSLIGFTSQETLVGNKTEINVILSIETTGLDEVVVVGYGVQKKSVVTASIASVSAKDLENIAPVRIDNALKGLASGVTVTTSSGQPGASSQVRIRGVGTINNSDPLYIVDGMPIDGGIDYLNPSDVESVEVLKDAASGAVYGARAANGVILITTKSGERGKLSVTYNASRGWQNKWNKRDVLNA, from the coding sequence ATGAAAAAAACAGTCTTGTTTTTAGTTCTGGCATTCTTTTGTATGCAATCTTTTGCACAAAAGCATGCTGTAACAGGTCTAGTGACCTCAGCGGAGGATGGCATACCATTGCCATTTGCTTCGGTAGTGGTTAAAGGTACTACAATTGGTACTTCTACCGATATGGATGGGAAATTTCAAATGGAAGTTTCGAATGACGAAATTCTGATATTTTCACTGATCGGATTTACCTCGCAGGAAACTTTGGTGGGGAATAAAACTGAAATAAATGTGATTTTAAGTATTGAAACAACCGGGCTTGATGAAGTGGTGGTTGTAGGTTATGGAGTGCAGAAAAAGAGCGTTGTAACTGCTTCAATTGCTAGCGTTTCAGCAAAAGATTTAGAAAACATTGCACCAGTTCGGATTGATAATGCCCTGAAAGGATTGGCCTCAGGAGTTACTGTTACAACATCTTCCGGACAGCCAGGAGCTTCTTCACAAGTAAGAATACGTGGTGTTGGTACTATTAACAATAGTGATCCACTCTATATTGTAGATGGTATGCCAATTGACGGAGGAATAGATTATTTAAATCCAAGTGATGTTGAGTCTGTTGAAGTTCTAAAGGATGCTGCATCAGGTGCAGTGTATGGAGCTCGTGCTGCCAATGGAGTTATTCTAATAACTACAAAAAGTGGAGAGAGAGGTAAATTATCTGTAACCTATAATGCCTCAAGAGGTTGGCAAAATAAATGGAATAAAAGGGATGTGTTAAATGCCTAA